In Bythopirellula goksoeyrii, a single window of DNA contains:
- a CDS encoding alpha-keto acid decarboxylase family protein, with protein sequence MSENNWTVGKYLAARLAELDVLHYFTVPGDYNLILLDEFLKIDQLKMVSCCNELNAGYAADGYARATGGLAVAIVTYSVGGLSLLNAVAGAYAEDLPLIAISGAPNTNSTSEYEVLHHTLGEVEYDYVREIFSRVTADAVTIQHPAEAPAQIDRALESALRTRKPVYLEVASNIAAASVSAPNPRDFTTRLPSDQRSLDSAIEHAATLLNASKKPVLLAGAKLRAGKAEAEFSALADATEYAVAIQPNAKSFFSEQHPGYMGVYWGPVSTPGCCSIVETADCCLLVGTVFTDYTTTGHTTQINLGNSIQVHTDCVQIADQTYSDLAMSDFLQGLTSKLHRNNTSLKAFQRIKEDRPPNKSGSSEEPLSTRQLFTHIQQMLLPESSFIAETGDSWFNGINLALPQGSRFEIQMQYGSIGWSVGATLGYCLGCPERNVIACIGDGSFQLTAQEVSTMLRYNAKPIIFLINNGGYTIEVEIHDGPYNNINNWKYSQLIDVFNGEGGKGWGCQVKTEAELAAALSKALTHDGLSLIEVHVDRDDCSENLLEWGGHVAKNNGRPPRHL encoded by the coding sequence ATGTCAGAAAATAACTGGACCGTAGGCAAATACCTCGCCGCTCGACTCGCTGAATTGGATGTCCTCCATTACTTTACCGTTCCCGGTGACTACAACCTAATCCTCCTGGATGAGTTTCTCAAGATTGACCAACTAAAGATGGTCTCCTGCTGCAATGAACTCAACGCCGGCTACGCTGCAGACGGTTATGCTCGCGCAACTGGCGGATTGGCTGTTGCAATAGTCACTTACAGCGTGGGAGGACTCAGCTTGCTCAATGCCGTTGCCGGCGCCTATGCCGAAGACCTACCGCTCATCGCCATTTCCGGAGCACCCAATACAAACTCTACCTCTGAGTATGAAGTGTTGCACCACACTCTGGGAGAAGTCGAGTACGATTATGTTCGTGAGATATTCTCTCGTGTAACTGCTGATGCAGTCACGATTCAACATCCGGCAGAAGCACCTGCGCAAATCGATCGGGCTCTCGAATCGGCATTGCGAACTCGCAAGCCAGTCTATCTTGAAGTCGCTAGCAACATTGCCGCGGCTTCCGTATCAGCACCCAACCCGCGAGACTTTACCACTCGGCTCCCCAGCGACCAGCGGTCTCTCGATAGTGCAATTGAACACGCCGCGACGCTACTCAATGCGTCGAAAAAGCCTGTCCTCTTGGCAGGTGCCAAACTGCGAGCCGGCAAGGCAGAAGCAGAGTTCAGTGCGCTCGCCGACGCCACGGAATATGCCGTTGCTATCCAGCCCAACGCCAAGAGTTTCTTCAGCGAACAGCACCCTGGCTATATGGGTGTTTATTGGGGGCCCGTCAGTACACCTGGCTGCTGTTCCATCGTCGAGACGGCAGACTGTTGCCTGTTGGTTGGCACTGTCTTCACCGACTACACCACAACAGGGCACACGACGCAGATCAATCTGGGTAACTCGATCCAGGTCCACACCGACTGCGTGCAGATTGCCGACCAGACCTACAGCGACTTGGCGATGAGCGATTTTCTTCAAGGGCTCACGAGCAAGCTCCATCGCAACAACACATCACTCAAAGCTTTTCAGCGAATCAAAGAAGACCGTCCACCAAATAAGAGCGGTTCCTCCGAAGAGCCATTGAGCACGCGGCAACTTTTCACCCACATTCAGCAAATGTTGCTCCCCGAATCTTCGTTTATCGCCGAAACAGGTGACTCGTGGTTCAACGGTATCAATCTCGCCTTGCCGCAGGGGAGCCGCTTCGAGATTCAAATGCAGTATGGATCAATTGGCTGGTCCGTAGGGGCCACACTCGGCTATTGCCTCGGTTGTCCCGAACGAAATGTGATCGCCTGCATCGGTGACGGTTCCTTCCAGCTCACCGCTCAGGAAGTCTCAACAATGCTCCGCTACAACGCGAAGCCGATCATTTTCTTGATCAACAACGGCGGCTACACCATCGAGGTCGAAATCCACGATGGACCGTACAACAACATCAACAATTGGAAATACTCCCAACTTATCGACGTCTTCAATGGCGAGGGAGGAAAAGGCTGGGGCTGCCAAGTTAAGACCGAGGCAGAACTCGCCGCGGCCCTCAGCAAAGCACTCACCCACGACGGCCTCTCGCTGATCGAAGTCCATGTTGACCGCGACGATTGCAGCGAAAACTTGCTGGAATGGGGCGGCCACGTAGCCAAAAACAACGGTCGGCCGCCTCGGCATCTGTAG